One genomic region from Phragmites australis chromosome 1, lpPhrAust1.1, whole genome shotgun sequence encodes:
- the LOC133903437 gene encoding uncharacterized protein LOC133903437, with amino-acid sequence MASSLSFPSAPAVLRHGARHGLALPPRTRATSRCAAFRRNTSGGRGRYGGALVDEGMPVLRRRIREAQMAETNYEAPAGWAAWEKRYYPAYVSDVSGLVGALQLMLMSTRPSVAIAVAALVLGSVPVSAVAALHHLAQVAGSVLQSVHHVS; translated from the coding sequence ATGGCTTCTTCCCTCTCGTTCCCTTCGGCGCCTGCAGTGCTCCGGCACGGTGCGCGCCACGGCCTGGCGCTTCCGCCGAGGACGAGGGCGACGTCGCGCTGCGCCGCGTTCCGCCGGAACACGAGCGGTGGCCGGGGCCGGTACGGCGGCGCGCTGGTGGACGAGGGCATGCCCGTGCTGCGGCGCAGGATCCGGGAGGCGCAGATGGCGGAGACCAACTACGAGGCGCCAGCCGGGTGGGCGGCCTGGGAGAAGCGCTACTACCCGGCGTACGTCTCCGACGTGTCCGGCCTCGTCGGCGCGCTGCAGCTGATGCTCATGAGCACCAGGCCCAGCGTCGCCATCGCTGTCGCCGCGCTCGTGCTCGGCAGCGTGCCGGTgtccgccgtcgccgcgctgcACCATCTGGCGCAGGTGGCTGGCTCCGTCCTGCAGTCTGTGCACCACGTTTCTTGA
- the LOC133903372 gene encoding ABC transporter G family member 7, which yields MEFRRLGQLLAALAAALFVRAIAEPGPALLPPSEETEDDEADAEAGGGVPPVSIRWARITCALKNKRGDVARFLLSNVFGEAKPGRLLALMGPSGSGKTTLLNVLAGQLTASPSLHLSGHLYVNGRSMSKGGYKIAYVRQEDLFFSQLTVRETLSLAAELQLPDTMAAERKERYVNDLLFRLGLVNCADSIVGDAKVRGISGGEKKRLSLACELIASPSVIFADEPTTGLDAFQAEKVMETLRQLAEDGHTVICSIHQPRGSVYGKFDDIVLLSEGEVVYMGPAKDEPLTYFTSLGYQCPDHMNPAEFLADLISVDYSSAKSVQSSQKRIENLIEAFTNKSLITEYNNSFTKLEGTEFSAKLVQKSTIKERRGWWRQFRLLFKRAWMQAFRDGPTNKVRARMSVASAIIFGSVFWRMGKTQTSIQDRMGLLQVAAINTAMAALTKTVGVFPKERAIVNRERAKGSYTLVPYLSSKLLAEIPIGAAFPLIFGSILYPMAKLHPTFSRFAKFCGIVTVESFAASAMGLTVGAMVPTTEAAMALGPSLMTVFIVFGGYYVNPENTPVIFRWIPRISLIRWAFQGLCINEFKGLQFKQQHSYDIQTGEQALERFSLGGIRIADTLVAQGRILMFWYWSTYLLLKKNRPKYQPLLPPVEEDQNKQQAG from the exons ATGGAGTTCAGGAGGCTGGGGCAGCTCCTGGCGGCGCTGGCCGCGGCGCTGTTCGTCCGCGCCATCGCCGAGCCAGGCCCCGCCCTCCTTCCGCCATCGGAGGAGACGGAGGACGATGAAGCCGACGCGGAGGCCGGCGGTGGCGTGCCGCCCGTGAGCATCCGGTGGGCCCGCATCACCTGCGCACTGAAGAACAAACGCGGGGACGTG GCAAGGTTTCTGCTGTCAAATGTGTTTGGGGAGGCAAAACCAGGGAGGCTGCTAGCACTCATGGGGCCGTCCGGGTCCGGTAAAACAACTCTGCTCAATGTTCTAGCAGGGCAGCTCACAGCATCGCCTTCCTTGCACCTTTCTGGGCATCTGTATGTCAATGGCCGGTCTATGTCAAAGGGTGGTTATAA GATTGCTTATGTGAGGCAGGAAGACCTGTTCTTTTCACAGCTTACTGTGCGGGAGACACTCTCGCTTGCTGCTGAACTCCAGCTTCCTGACACCATGGCTGCTGAGAGGAAGGAGAGATATGTTAATGATCTTCTTTTTCGTCTTGGACTG GTAAATTGTGCTGATTCTATTGTTGGTGATGCGAAAGTGCGTGGAATAAGTGGTGGTGAGAAGAAGCGCCTCTCACTTGCATGTGAACTGATTGCTAGCCCTTCAGTCATCTTTGCGGATGAACCAACAACAG GCCTTGATGCCTTCCAAGCAGAGAAGGTCATGGAAACTCTTAGACAGCTTGCTGAGGATGGACACACTGTGATCTGCTCTATACACCAGCCGAGAGGTTCTGTCTATGGCAAATTTGATGACATTGTACTACTGTCAGAGGGAGAAGTTGTATACATGGGGCCTGCAAAAGATGAACCTCTAACTTACTTCACATCATTAGG GTATCAGTGTCCAGATCATATGAACCCTGCTGAGTTCTTGGCTGATCTCATTTCCGTTGATTATAGCTCAGCTAAAAGTGTACAGTCATCTCAGAAAAGGATTGAGAACCTCATTGAAGCGTTTACTAATAAATCTCTAATTACTGAATACAACAACTCATTTACAAAATTGGAGGGAACTGAATTTTCTGCCAAACTTGTTCAGAAGTCCACTATTAAGGAAAGACGTGGTTGGTGGAGGCAATTTCGTTTGCTGTTTAAGCGAGCATGGATGCAG GCTTTTCGTGATGGACCAACAAACAAAGTGAGAGCACGGATGTCTGTTGCTTCAGCAATTATATTTGGATCAGTGTTTTGGCGAATGGGTAAAACTCAAACATCCATACAAGACAGGATGGGACTTCTTCAG GTGGCTGCCATAAACACAGCAATGGCTGCACTGACAAAGACCGTGGGAGTTTTCCCAAAAGAACGGGCTATAGTTAACAGAGAACGTGCAAAAGGTTCCTACACACTTGTACCATATCTTTCATCCAAGTTGTTGGCCGAGATTCCTATTGGAGCAGCATTTCCGTTGATATTTGGGTCAATTCTCTATCCAATGGCTAAACTTCATCCTACATTTTCTAG ATTTGCCAAATTCTGTGGTATTGTCACTGTTGAATCATTTGCCGCATCAGCCATGGGTCTTACTGTTGGAGCAATGGTTCCTACAACCGAAGCTGCAATGGCTCTTGGACCATCCCTTATGACGGTGTTTATTGTTTTTGGAGGATACTATGTTAACCCTGAAAATACCCCAGTCATATTTCGCTGGATCCCAAGAATCTCTCTCAtaagatg GGCCTTTCAAGGGCTTTGCATTAATGAGTTCAAGGGTCTGCAGTTTAAGCAGCAGCATTCCTATGACATTCAAACTGGTGAACAG GCTCTGGAGAGGTTTTCGTTAGGAGGAATTCGAATCGCAGACACGCTAGTTGCCCAGGGTAGGATTCTGATGTTCTGGTATTGGTCAACCTACCTCCTTCTGAAGAAAAACAGACCAAAGTATCAGCCGCTCCTGCCTCCAGTGGAAGAAGATCAAAATAAGCAGCAAGCTGGGTAA